The following are encoded in a window of Glandiceps talaboti chromosome 5, keGlaTala1.1, whole genome shotgun sequence genomic DNA:
- the LOC144434857 gene encoding thiosulfate sulfurtransferase-like, translated as MNIYRVPTLVSAKWLNNTLSNDSISSTAKFRILDATLHLPRMNRNAAEEYQKQHIKGALFFDINRCSDLTSKYQRMLPSEEQFADYVGNLGVTNQTHVIVYDNTDNFGFFSAPRVWWMFRTFGHRLVSVLNGGLLKWIREGFDLTGEIPLVEPTQFKAVINQSAVKKFNDIYYNILDKRFQVMDARSQKSFDGLKPGTLWDKQGHIPGSLNIPYRNLPNEVTGELKSVNELTELFQQKGVDLNKPLVATCGTARTVMYPSGVTACSLVLAAYLCGKTDVPLFDGSWNEYSDRAKPENIYGIKEE; from the exons ATGAACATATACAGAGTGCCTACACTAGTAAGTGCCAAATGGCTCAACAACACACTTTCCAATGATTCGATATCAAGTACTGCCAAATTTAGGATTCTTGACGCGACTCTGCATTTGCCCAGAATGAACAGAAACGCAGCTGAAGAATACCAGAAGCAACATATCAAGGGAGCCCTGTTCTTCGATATTAACAGATGTTCAGACTTAACATCCAAATACCAGCGTATGTTGCCAAGTGAAGAACAATTTGCAGACTATGTGGGTAACCTTGGAGTTACCAATCAAACACACGTCATAGTGTACGACAACACAGACAACTTTGGGTTCTTTTCTGCCCCAAGAGTGTGGTGGATGTTTCGCACTTTCGGACACCGACTCGTTTCCGTCCTAAATGGTGGTCTGTTAAAATGGATAAGAGAAGGGTTCGATTTGACTGGTGAAATTCCCCTTGTTGAACCAACGCAGTTTAAGGCTGTCATAAACCAATCGGCGGTGAAGAAATtcaatgatatatattataatattttagaTAAACGTTTTCAGGTGATGGATGCGAGATCTCAGAAATCATTCGACGGTTTAAAACCAGGTACGCTTT GGGACAAACAGGGACACATTCCAGGGTCACTCAATATTCCTTATCGAAATTTACCAAATGAAGTGACGGGGGAGTTGAAATCGGTGAATGAACTGACCGAACTTTTCCAACAAAAAGGCGTTGATTTAAACAAACCTCTGGTAGCTACCTGTGGAACTGCTCGG ACCGTAATGTACCCGAGTGGTGTAACTGCTTGTAGTTTGGTCTTGGCAGCCTATTTATGTGGTAAAACAGACGTGCCTTTATTCGATGGATCATGGAATGAGTACTCTGATAGAGCTAAACCAGAAAATATTTATGGTATAAAAGAGGAATAG
- the LOC144435663 gene encoding xaa-Arg dipeptidase-like, producing the protein MADIENLKQKASEAIDKASADLNELSQEIWNNPELNFEEHHAHQVLTDFLEKYGFNVERKYLLDTAFRATYGNNDNGGLNVCVICEYDALPGIGHACGHNLIAECGAGAGLGIKATMEAAGKPMGKLTVLGTPAEEGGGGKVKMIESGAFKDIDVAMMCHPADRTCNAVAMPFLAIIHFDVTFHGKAAHASYAPWEGINALDAAVMFYQNMSVMRQQLKPSWRIHGVISNGGTKPNIIPEKTVVEFYLRTPSEGELSVLKEKALACAEGAAKSTGCTMEYSYGSHYSNVISNRTLSSLFKSNGEKLGVKFLSEAVVANMSSGSTDMGNVTYVVPGIHPMYGLDTDSVNHSHGFTAATGVPEAQQPTLVQAKALAMTALDVFCGGDDLIKEVRQNFDEDLKKNKGQ; encoded by the exons ATGGCAGATATAGAAAACCTAAAGCAGAAAGCCTCTGAAGCCATCGACAAGGCTTCTGCTGATCTGAACGAACTCAGCCAAGAAATCTGGAATAATCCAGAGCTGAATTTTGAAGAACACCATGCTCACCAAGTACTGACTGATTTCCTTGAGAAATATGGTTTTAACGTAGAAAGAAAGTACCTACTTGATACAGCCTTCAGAGCTACCTATGGTAACAATGACAATGGTGGTTTGAATGTATGTGTTATTTGTGAGTATGATGCATTGCCTGGCATTGGACATGCATGTGGACATAACCTGATTGCAGAATGTGGAGCTGGTGCTGGATTGGGAATCAAAGCCACCATGGAAGCAGCTGGAAAGCCAATGGGAAAG TTGACAGTTTTAGGAACCCCAGCTGAGGAGGGTGGTGGAGGCAAAGTGAAGATGATAGAGAGTGGTGCATTCAAAGACATTGATGTTGCTATGATGTGTCACCCAGCTGACAGAACCTGTAATGCAGTAGCAATGCCATTTTTGGCCATCATACA TTTTGATGTCACGTTTCATGGTAAAGCAGCCCATGCATCCTATGCACCCTGGGAAGGTATCAATGCTTTGGATGCTGCTGTCATGTTTTATCAGAATATGTCTGTGATGAGACAACAACTGAAACCATCATGGAGAATTCATG GTGTCATTAGCAATGGTGGTACTAAGCCAAACATCATACCAGAGAAAACAGTAGTTGAGTTTTATCTAAGAACCCCCTCAGAAGGTGAATTGTCAGTATTGAAAGAAAAAGCATTGGCATGTGCTGAAGGAGCAGCCAAATCTACAGGTTGTAcg ATGGAATACAGCTATGGTAGCCATTATTCCAATGTTATCAGCAACAGAACACTCTCTAGTCTATTCAAATCTAATGGGGAGAAACTGGGAGTCAAATTTCTGTCAGAAGCAGTAGTAGCCAACATGTCATCTGGATCAACAGACATGGGAAATGTGACATATGTCGTACCTGGAATTCATCCAATGTATGGATTGGATACTGACAGTGTCAATCATTCCCATGGGTTTACAGCTGCTACAG GTGTACCAGAAGCCCAGCAACCTACTCTGGTCCAGGCAAAAGCTCTAGCTATGACAGCTTTAGATGTCTTTTGTGGTGGTGATGATCTGATCAAAGAAGTACGTCAAAactttgatgaagacttgaaGAAAAACAAGGGCCAGTAA
- the LOC144435690 gene encoding xaa-Arg dipeptidase-like yields MATLETLKQKASEAIDKASEALNELSQEIWKNPELNFEEHHAHQVLTDFLEKYGFNVERKYLLDTAFRATYGNSDNGGLNVCVICEYDALPDIGHACGHNLIAECGAGAGLGIKAALGAAVAAGKPLGKVTVLGTPAEEGGGGKVKLIDGGAFKDIDIAMMCHPMERDVNTPSPPALAMIEFYVTFYGKAAHASYAPWEGINALDAAVMFYQNMSVMRQQLKPSWRTHGVISNGGAKPNIIPEKTEVSFYLRTPTSAELEELKKRTIACAEGAAKSTGCKMEYKFEALMLNLINNKILANLFSENAKNLGVKFMSTEEEEKLAGNGSTDMGNVTYEVPGIHPFFGLETDIACHTREFTDATGANEAQEPTLINAKSLAMTAVDVLCGGGEFMKQIRQEFQNDLKINK; encoded by the exons ATGGCTACTTTGGAAACCCTAAAGCAGAAAGCCTCTGAAGCCATCGACAAGGCTTCTGAGGCTCTGAACGAACTCAGCCAAGAAATCTGGAAGAATCCAGAGCTGAATTTTGAAGAACACCATGCTCACCAAGTACTGACTGATTTCCTCGAGAAATATGGTTTTAACGTAGAAAGAAAGTACCTACTTGATACAGCCTTCAGAGCTACATATGGTAACAGTGACAATGGTGGTTTGAATGTATGTGTTATTTGTGAGTATGATGCATTGCCTGACATTGGACATGCATGTGGACATAACCTGATTGCAGAATGTGGAGCTGGTGCTGGATTGGGAATCAAGGCCGCTTTGGGAGCAGCCGTTGCAGCCGGAAAACCTTTGGGAAAG GTTACAGTTTTAGGTACCCCGGCAGAGGAAGGGGGTGGTGGAAAGGTTAAATTGATTGACGGGGGTGCTTTCAAGGACATAGACATAGCTATGATGTGTCATCCAATGGAACGAGATGTGAATACGCCCTCACCGCCAGCGTTGGCCATGATAGA GTTTTATGTCACATTCTATGGTAAAGCAGCACATGCATCCTATGCACCCTGGGAAGGTATCAATGCTTTGGATGCTGCCGTCATGTTTTATCAGAATATGTCTGTGATGAGGCAACAACTCAAACCATCATGGAGAACTCATG GTGTCATATCTAATGGTGGGGCCAAACCAAACATTATTCCTGAAAAGACTGAAGTCAGTTTTTATCTACGAACTCCTACATCGGCCGAACTTGAAGAACTGAAGAAAAGGACGATCGCGTGTGCTGAAGGCGCTGCAAAATCTACTGGTTGTAAA ATGGAATACAAATTCGAAGCTTTGATGCTTAAcctcatcaacaacaaaatattggccaacTTATTTTCGGAAAATGCCAAGAATCTTGGAGTGAAGTTTATGTCAACGGAGGAAGAGGAGAAATTAGCAGGAAATGGGTCAACCGATATGGGTAATGTTACCTACGAAGTACCTGGGATACACCCATTCTTTGGGTTAGAGACAGACATTGCGTGTCATACCAGAGAATTTACAGACGCTACAG GCGCAAATGAGGCCCAGGAACCAACTTTGATCAACGCTAAAAGTTTAGCGATGACAGCTGTAGATGTCCTGTGTGGTGGCGGAGaattcatgaaacaaatacGACAAGAGTTCCAAAACgatctaaaaataaataaataa